Proteins co-encoded in one Lysobacter solisilvae genomic window:
- the modB gene encoding molybdate ABC transporter permease subunit: MSTWLTPEETQALWLSAKVALCSTLLCLPAGIGLAWWLERRRFPGRFLVDALVQLPMVLPPVVPGYLLLLLLGTQGPLGRWLESQFGIVVAFTWKGAVLASAVMAFPLMVQPIRLAFRLIDARLEHAAATLGARPWRVFATITLPLAAPGVIAGGVLCFSRSLGEFGATMAFVGNIPGETRTLPLAIYSLTHVPDGEAAALRLVVLSIALAVAALLVSHWLGRRAERRLGFADHRSAHAEL, from the coding sequence ATGAGCACCTGGCTGACGCCAGAGGAAACCCAGGCGCTCTGGCTGTCGGCCAAGGTGGCGCTGTGCTCGACCCTGCTCTGCCTGCCGGCGGGCATCGGCCTGGCGTGGTGGCTGGAGCGACGTCGTTTTCCCGGCCGCTTCCTGGTCGATGCGCTGGTGCAGCTGCCGATGGTGCTGCCGCCGGTGGTGCCCGGCTACCTGCTGCTGTTGCTGCTGGGCACGCAGGGGCCGCTGGGCCGATGGCTGGAGTCGCAATTCGGGATCGTGGTGGCCTTCACCTGGAAAGGCGCCGTGCTGGCTTCGGCGGTGATGGCCTTTCCGTTGATGGTGCAGCCGATCCGGCTCGCGTTCCGCCTGATCGACGCGCGGCTGGAGCATGCGGCCGCCACGCTGGGCGCGCGGCCCTGGCGCGTGTTCGCCACCATCACCCTGCCGCTCGCGGCGCCCGGCGTGATCGCCGGTGGTGTGCTGTGTTTCTCGCGCAGCCTGGGCGAGTTCGGCGCGACGATGGCCTTCGTCGGCAACATCCCGGGTGAGACGCGCACGCTGCCGCTGGCGATCTATTCGCTCACGCATGTGCCCGATGGCGAAGCGGCGGCGCTGCGGCTGGTCGTGCTGTCCATCGCGCTGGCCGTGGCCGCGTTGCTGGTGAGCCACTGGCTCGGGCGCCGCGCCGAACGCCGGCTGGGGTTCGCCGACCACCGGAGCGCGCATGCTGAGCTTTGA
- a CDS encoding potassium channel family protein, translated as MIVTICVGMAMMIACLAVQIAAVVQVIRYYVAAARQPLGEHPLLSAFRQLVYIMLLLLVAGIVQMAGWAALYQILGQFPDFETALYFSGVTFTSLGYGDFTLTGRARMLAPMEASDGLMMFGVTSAVFMIALQHAINRSLGLPTRKQ; from the coding sequence ATGATCGTCACCATCTGCGTGGGCATGGCCATGATGATCGCCTGCCTGGCCGTGCAGATCGCGGCGGTGGTGCAGGTGATCCGCTATTACGTCGCCGCCGCCCGGCAGCCGCTCGGAGAGCATCCGTTGCTGTCGGCCTTCAGGCAGCTGGTGTACATCATGCTGCTGCTGCTGGTGGCGGGCATCGTGCAGATGGCGGGCTGGGCCGCGCTGTACCAGATCCTGGGCCAGTTCCCCGATTTCGAAACCGCCCTGTATTTCTCCGGCGTGACCTTCACCTCGCTGGGCTACGGCGATTTCACCCTGACCGGTCGCGCGCGCATGCTTGCCCCCATGGAAGCCTCCGACGGCCTGATGATGTTCGGCGTCACCTCCGCGGTCTTCATGATCGCGCTGCAGCACGCGATCAACCGCTCACTGGGGCTGCCGACCCGCAAGCAATGA
- a CDS encoding AI-2E family transporter, which translates to MRSPDADHPWPEVLMDVLLRAVLIILLAVFCFRFFHPFLSLMLWSIILAVTLYPLQRLLSRKWSLGNGWTATIIVVAAILILAVPALLLGDSLLTSAVGALKMLEGDKIHIPPPWPSVDDWPVVGPRIHEAWQLAANDPQALLEKLGPRFRQGALKLLGTLAGVASGFLLFIAALPIAGIFMAYGTSGTAAAERVATSLVGPLRGHQFVTLCAATIRAVAQGVIGIAFIQTLLIGPALVLMGVPAAGLLALAVLMLGIVQLPATLITIPVIIYVFATQGASAGTIVFAIYVFIAGLADNVLKPLLLGRGVEVPMPVILIGALGGMITDGLLGLFIGPVVLGVAYELFWKWVDEHVPQPAEAAPVVVVEPVETTPGPTP; encoded by the coding sequence ATGCGCAGTCCAGACGCGGATCACCCGTGGCCGGAAGTCCTGATGGACGTGCTGTTGCGCGCCGTCCTGATCATCCTGCTGGCGGTGTTCTGCTTCCGCTTCTTCCATCCCTTCCTCAGCCTGATGCTGTGGTCGATCATCCTGGCCGTCACGCTGTATCCGCTGCAGCGACTGCTGAGCCGCAAGTGGAGCCTGGGCAACGGATGGACGGCGACGATCATCGTCGTCGCGGCGATCCTCATCCTGGCGGTGCCGGCGCTGCTGCTGGGCGATTCACTGCTCACCTCGGCCGTGGGCGCATTGAAGATGCTCGAAGGCGACAAGATCCACATTCCGCCGCCGTGGCCGTCCGTGGACGACTGGCCGGTGGTGGGCCCGCGCATCCATGAGGCCTGGCAACTGGCGGCGAACGATCCGCAGGCGCTCCTGGAGAAGCTTGGCCCGCGCTTCCGCCAGGGCGCGCTGAAGCTGCTGGGCACGCTGGCGGGCGTGGCGTCGGGGTTCCTGCTGTTCATCGCGGCCCTGCCGATCGCCGGCATCTTCATGGCCTACGGGACCAGTGGCACCGCCGCCGCCGAACGCGTCGCCACCTCGCTGGTGGGGCCGCTGCGGGGCCACCAGTTCGTCACGCTGTGCGCGGCCACCATCCGCGCCGTCGCGCAGGGCGTGATCGGCATCGCCTTCATCCAGACCCTGCTGATCGGACCGGCGCTGGTGCTGATGGGCGTCCCGGCCGCGGGCCTGCTGGCGCTGGCGGTGCTGATGCTGGGCATCGTGCAGCTGCCGGCCACGCTGATCACCATCCCGGTGATCATCTACGTGTTCGCCACCCAGGGCGCCAGCGCGGGCACGATCGTGTTTGCGATCTACGTCTTCATCGCCGGCCTGGCCGACAACGTGCTCAAGCCGCTGCTGCTGGGGCGCGGCGTCGAGGTGCCGATGCCGGTCATCCTGATCGGCGCGCTGGGCGGCATGATCACCGATGGCCTGCTGGGACTTTTCATCGGCCCCGTCGTGCTCGGCGTGGCGTACGAGCTGTTCTGGAAGTGGGTCGACGAGCACGTGCCGCAGCCGGCCGAAGCGGCGCCGGTGGTCGTGGTGGAACCGGTGGAAACCACTCCGGGGCCGACTCCGTAA
- a CDS encoding tyrosine/phenylalanine carboxypeptidase domain-containing protein yields MAVTAPALFGHDPAFEPMLTCDRALGGVGRKIRVLNAIAWPVELEERFLQGWRAGNPALPQPATMPVPLDAEIATLDTLMRGLDRGHPIGNWLYKSAWSYRVAARMLGQIGQPGFTRCSVLLYGRPDTQYRNQVVNNADAARQMLAITDDLIDRELLTPVPCDIPADVFAQRLREKIAPFFVHDEVEVVLDPSLASKATASSSRVRIRATAMFSEEDLEQLTQHEAYIHTATLLNGKHQPHLRTLGLGAPRTTRTQEGPGDVRRDHHRRHGYRAPAARGPARADGAGRAGRRRLHRRVQGFP; encoded by the coding sequence ATGGCCGTCACCGCTCCGGCACTGTTCGGCCACGACCCGGCCTTCGAGCCGATGCTCACCTGCGACCGCGCGCTGGGCGGCGTCGGCCGCAAGATCCGCGTGCTCAATGCGATCGCGTGGCCGGTCGAACTGGAGGAACGCTTCCTCCAGGGATGGCGGGCGGGGAATCCCGCGCTGCCCCAGCCAGCCACGATGCCGGTCCCGCTGGATGCCGAGATCGCCACGCTGGATACCCTCATGCGCGGACTGGACCGTGGCCACCCGATCGGCAACTGGCTCTACAAGTCCGCCTGGAGCTACCGCGTCGCCGCGCGCATGCTCGGCCAGATCGGCCAGCCGGGCTTCACCCGCTGCTCGGTGCTGCTGTACGGCCGGCCGGACACGCAGTACCGCAACCAGGTGGTGAACAACGCCGACGCCGCGCGGCAGATGCTGGCCATCACCGACGACCTGATCGACCGTGAACTGCTCACGCCGGTGCCCTGCGACATCCCGGCCGACGTGTTCGCCCAGCGCCTGCGGGAAAAGATCGCGCCGTTCTTCGTCCACGACGAGGTGGAGGTGGTGCTCGACCCCTCGCTGGCCTCCAAGGCCACCGCCAGCAGCAGCCGCGTGCGGATCCGCGCGACGGCGATGTTCTCCGAGGAGGACCTGGAGCAGCTGACCCAGCACGAGGCGTACATCCACACGGCCACGCTGCTCAACGGCAAGCACCAGCCGCACCTGCGCACGCTCGGCCTGGGTGCACCGCGCACCACGCGCACGCAGGAGGGCCCTGGCGACGTTCGCCGAGATCATCACCGGCGCCATGGATATCGCGCGCCTGCGGCGCGTGGCCCTGCGCGTGCTGATGGTGCAGGCCGCGCTGGACGGCGCCGACTTCATCGACGTGTTCAAGGGTTTCCTTGA
- a CDS encoding tyrosine/phenylalanine carboxypeptidase domain-containing protein, producing the protein MDIARLRRVALRVLMVQAALDGADFIDVFKGFLEAGQSEVESYRSASRVFRGGDVRGGVCFTKDGAYLEGLFMVHIFIRKVLQEGRAELLPMLFAGRVTTGDVITLAPYIATGLVGRSVYVPPWARQPQRILALMAFSVAAQQFQLDRLELQRFADYEDEVIEAAGLDY; encoded by the coding sequence ATGGATATCGCGCGCCTGCGGCGCGTGGCCCTGCGCGTGCTGATGGTGCAGGCCGCGCTGGACGGCGCCGACTTCATCGACGTGTTCAAGGGTTTCCTTGAAGCGGGGCAGAGCGAGGTCGAAAGCTACCGCAGCGCTTCGCGCGTGTTCCGCGGCGGCGACGTGCGCGGGGGTGTGTGCTTCACCAAGGACGGGGCGTACCTGGAAGGGCTCTTCATGGTGCACATCTTCATCCGCAAGGTGCTGCAGGAAGGTCGCGCCGAACTGCTGCCGATGCTGTTCGCAGGCCGGGTCACGACCGGCGACGTGATCACGCTGGCGCCGTACATCGCCACGGGCCTGGTGGGCCGCTCCGTGTACGTGCCGCCGTGGGCGCGCCAGCCGCAGCGCATCCTCGCGCTGATGGCGTTCTCCGTCGCCGCGCAGCAGTTCCAGCTCGACCGGCTCGAGTTGCAGCGGTTCGCCGACTATGAGGACGAAGTGATCGAGGCGGCGGGACTGGACTACTGA
- a CDS encoding DUF2955 domain-containing protein — protein MARAAPGRVDPGRPDETVLAARHATLRFAVAVSLAFVVCEAMTWRPTFLAPLLAGVLLVNLPGRPPFKVGAMLVVAMALAALFSWLLSTLLQHAPVVLFGAISVCLFVLFLTMLTGGPALPAILGLVCLSTVPIVAMAYPTEAGRLPLALVRGIALAMLAIWLVYAVWPRSLPRRAAPPPAAPPAPIATALAATAVVVPMMLVFLLFAPTQAMAVLIGTVLLVANFDLQRSQQDAVRRVLANAAGGVTGQGAYWVLLMGPSLLTLGLILFALGIVIGARFARGDPNAAALTVGCNAMLIILSSAIAAGPGDPGQWMTRVMQFALAGLFAVGAMQLVWHRTKPAARQPG, from the coding sequence ATGGCCCGCGCCGCTCCTGGCCGCGTCGATCCTGGCCGCCCCGACGAGACGGTCCTGGCCGCGCGCCACGCCACGCTGCGATTTGCCGTGGCGGTCAGCCTGGCATTCGTGGTCTGCGAGGCGATGACCTGGCGGCCAACCTTCCTCGCGCCTCTTCTGGCCGGCGTGCTGCTGGTCAACCTGCCCGGGCGTCCGCCGTTCAAGGTGGGCGCGATGCTGGTCGTCGCGATGGCCCTCGCCGCGCTGTTCTCCTGGCTGCTGTCGACGCTGCTTCAGCACGCGCCCGTGGTCCTGTTCGGCGCCATTTCGGTGTGCCTGTTCGTGTTGTTCCTGACCATGCTGACCGGTGGGCCGGCATTGCCCGCCATCCTGGGACTGGTGTGCCTGTCGACGGTCCCGATCGTGGCGATGGCGTATCCCACCGAAGCCGGCCGCCTGCCCCTGGCCCTCGTGCGCGGGATCGCCTTGGCCATGCTGGCGATCTGGCTGGTCTACGCCGTGTGGCCCCGCAGCCTGCCGCGCCGCGCCGCGCCGCCGCCCGCCGCGCCTCCTGCGCCGATCGCGACCGCGCTCGCCGCCACGGCCGTCGTGGTGCCGATGATGCTGGTGTTCCTGCTGTTCGCGCCGACACAGGCCATGGCAGTGCTGATCGGCACCGTGCTGCTGGTGGCGAATTTCGACCTGCAGCGCAGTCAGCAGGATGCGGTCCGCCGCGTGCTGGCCAACGCCGCCGGCGGCGTGACGGGCCAGGGCGCCTACTGGGTGCTGCTGATGGGGCCTTCGCTGCTCACGCTGGGGCTCATCCTGTTTGCACTGGGGATCGTGATCGGCGCGCGATTCGCGCGCGGCGACCCCAACGCCGCCGCGCTGACCGTGGGCTGCAACGCGATGCTGATCATCCTGAGTTCGGCGATCGCGGCCGGTCCCGGCGACCCCGGTCAATGGATGACCCGTGTCATGCAGTTCGCGTTGGCCGGCCTGTTCGCGGTCGGCGCGATGCAGCTGGTGTGGCACCGCACCAAGCCCGCGGCGCGGCAGCCCGGCTGA
- a CDS encoding HlyD family secretion protein: MNARGPTTRSGKDDAAAVATAADAAPPSRSQDEVRASAAAADPPAPGATSPAAPAGAPAGPAPAGAPPAGQARRLVLIALCVLLVLFAYHVIADRFTPYSAQAAVDVPLAQIAPQVSGQVLAVPVRDNARVRKGQVLFQIDREPFEIALSTAQANLAVAEQGADVSELDIRYAQADLAKQRIDLATNNELGTIVIGLANKKAVSETTAIRARSSMAISAADVKRAQVELQRAHSRLGEPGENNAKVRQARAAVAQAQLDLHNTRVVAPADGVITNLRLVPGQFVSRGAPLLTFIESGPRWVTAAMRENQLGNIDAGDKVAVAFDERPGELFTGRVDSVGWGVAQGGEAPTGQLPDLTAPNGWLREPQPFPVRIVLDPVKKGERQPPHRSGAQANVVVYTGEGTLFNPLAWLWIRLVTLLSYLR; this comes from the coding sequence ATGAACGCGCGCGGACCGACGACCCGGAGCGGGAAGGACGACGCTGCCGCGGTGGCGACGGCAGCGGACGCCGCACCGCCATCGCGCAGCCAGGACGAGGTTCGCGCCTCCGCGGCCGCGGCCGATCCGCCAGCGCCGGGCGCGACGAGCCCGGCCGCACCCGCCGGTGCACCCGCCGGTCCGGCGCCCGCGGGCGCGCCTCCCGCCGGCCAGGCGCGACGCCTGGTACTGATCGCGCTGTGCGTGCTGCTGGTGTTGTTCGCCTACCACGTCATCGCCGATCGCTTCACGCCGTACTCGGCGCAGGCCGCGGTGGACGTCCCGCTGGCGCAGATCGCGCCGCAGGTGAGTGGCCAGGTGCTGGCCGTGCCGGTCCGCGACAACGCCCGCGTGCGCAAGGGGCAGGTGCTGTTCCAGATCGATCGAGAGCCGTTCGAGATCGCCCTGAGCACGGCGCAGGCTAACCTGGCCGTGGCCGAGCAGGGCGCGGACGTGTCCGAGCTGGACATCCGCTACGCACAGGCCGACCTGGCCAAGCAGCGCATCGACCTGGCGACGAACAACGAACTGGGCACGATCGTGATTGGCCTGGCGAACAAGAAGGCCGTGTCGGAAACCACCGCGATCCGCGCACGTTCGAGCATGGCCATCAGCGCCGCCGACGTGAAGCGCGCCCAGGTCGAGTTGCAGCGGGCGCACAGTCGCCTGGGCGAACCCGGTGAGAACAACGCCAAGGTCCGGCAGGCTCGCGCGGCGGTCGCCCAGGCGCAGCTCGACCTGCACAACACCCGGGTGGTGGCGCCCGCCGACGGCGTCATCACCAACCTGCGGCTGGTGCCGGGCCAGTTCGTCAGCCGCGGCGCGCCGCTGCTCACTTTCATCGAATCCGGCCCGCGCTGGGTGACCGCGGCGATGCGCGAGAACCAGCTGGGCAACATCGATGCCGGCGATAAAGTGGCGGTCGCCTTCGACGAGCGGCCGGGCGAGCTGTTCACCGGCCGCGTGGACAGCGTCGGCTGGGGCGTCGCCCAGGGCGGCGAAGCACCCACTGGCCAGTTGCCCGACCTCACCGCCCCCAACGGCTGGCTGCGCGAACCGCAGCCCTTCCCGGTCCGCATCGTGCTCGATCCGGTGAAAAAGGGTGAACGGCAGCCGCCGCACCGCAGCGGCGCACAGGCGAACGTGGTGGTCTACACGGGCGAAGGAACGTTGTTCAATCCACTGGCGTGGCTGTGGATCCGGCTGGTCACGCTGCTGAGCTACCTGCGTTAG
- a CDS encoding efflux transporter outer membrane subunit, which produces MLGPDYVRPTVEVPGEYRFAGAAPAATLDAVDPWWHGFGDAALDTLVTEGLAQNRDLRVAVARVDEFAARLSGTRGQAFPQVGYGASASRQRASTRGATPFPPGVNPISESYSSVLSASWELDLWGRIRRETEAARADLLASDQARRGVALTLVASIVVGYVNLLDLDRQLQVSRDTAAGRQRSVDLFRVRLEGGAVSDFEMQQVLAEYETAAAAIPQVVGAIAQQEDALSVLVGRNPGPIARASTIERLGLPAVPADMPAQLLERRPDILEAEQQLVAANARIGVARALYFPSISLTGTAGYASADLGQLFTGPARTWSFVGQLLGPLFAGGQIDAANRQAEARRDQVLSAYESTIQNAFRDVEDALATVRSSREVQASYERRVASLRTGVELARLRYDHGYSDYLEVLDTERSLFSAELALSSARGDSYRALADLYRALGGDWSVDAAQRTASASSPAGTAQVRP; this is translated from the coding sequence ATGCTCGGGCCCGATTACGTACGCCCCACGGTCGAGGTTCCCGGCGAGTACCGCTTCGCGGGTGCGGCCCCGGCCGCCACGCTCGACGCGGTGGATCCGTGGTGGCACGGATTCGGTGACGCCGCGCTCGACACCCTGGTGACCGAAGGACTCGCGCAGAACCGCGACCTGCGCGTGGCGGTGGCGCGGGTCGACGAATTCGCCGCGCGCCTGTCCGGGACGCGTGGCCAGGCGTTCCCGCAGGTGGGCTACGGCGCCTCGGCAAGCCGCCAGCGCGCGAGCACGCGCGGCGCCACGCCGTTTCCCCCGGGCGTCAACCCCATCAGCGAGAGCTATTCCTCCGTGCTGTCGGCCAGCTGGGAACTGGACCTGTGGGGCCGCATCCGGCGCGAGACCGAAGCGGCGCGCGCCGACCTTCTGGCCAGCGACCAGGCGCGCCGCGGCGTGGCGTTGACCCTGGTGGCGTCGATCGTCGTCGGCTACGTCAATCTGCTGGACCTGGACCGGCAACTGCAGGTTTCCCGCGATACCGCCGCCGGCCGCCAGCGCTCCGTCGATCTGTTCCGCGTGCGCCTTGAAGGCGGCGCGGTGTCCGATTTCGAAATGCAGCAGGTGCTGGCCGAATATGAAACCGCGGCCGCCGCCATCCCGCAGGTGGTCGGCGCGATCGCGCAGCAGGAAGATGCCCTGTCGGTCCTTGTCGGTCGCAATCCAGGGCCGATCGCGCGCGCCTCGACCATCGAGCGGCTCGGTCTGCCCGCGGTGCCCGCCGACATGCCGGCGCAGCTGCTCGAACGTCGTCCCGACATCCTGGAGGCGGAGCAGCAGCTCGTTGCCGCCAACGCGCGGATCGGCGTGGCGCGCGCGCTGTACTTCCCGAGCATCTCGTTGACCGGCACCGCCGGTTACGCCAGCGCCGACCTGGGCCAGCTGTTCACCGGGCCGGCGCGCACCTGGTCGTTCGTGGGCCAGCTGCTGGGGCCGCTGTTCGCCGGCGGCCAGATCGACGCGGCCAACCGGCAGGCCGAGGCGCGGCGCGACCAGGTGCTGTCGGCCTACGAGTCCACCATCCAGAACGCCTTCCGCGACGTCGAGGACGCCCTGGCGACCGTGCGCAGCTCGCGCGAAGTACAGGCCTCCTACGAACGGCGCGTCGCCTCCCTGCGCACCGGCGTGGAGCTGGCGCGCCTGCGCTACGACCACGGGTACAGCGACTACCTGGAGGTGCTCGACACCGAGCGCAGCCTGTTCTCCGCCGAACTGGCCCTCAGTTCGGCGCGAGGCGACAGCTACCGCGCGCTGGCCGACTTGTACCGCGCCCTGGGCGGTGACTGGTCGGTCGACGCGGCGCAGCGCACGGCCTCGGCATCGTCGCCCGCGGGCACGGCGCAGGTGCGTCCATGA
- a CDS encoding lipid-binding SYLF domain-containing protein produces the protein MRRLHHVVATLLMSGVLVLLAACSTAEVRDTVGMPPKASADEQREDIRDTARNTLDTLYRSNPEARRKVESAAGYAVFSNFSTKFMITGGGSGKGVAVNNKNRQEIFMRMIEVQAGLGFGVKKFRLVWVFETQGAFNKFVDSGYEFGGQAAVAAKASGTGGGTAGAASVSPGVWVYQITDDGLAAEVTVKGTKYYRDKDLN, from the coding sequence ATGCGCCGCCTCCACCATGTCGTTGCCACCCTGCTGATGAGCGGGGTTCTCGTGTTGCTGGCCGCATGCAGCACCGCAGAGGTCCGGGACACCGTCGGGATGCCGCCCAAGGCCAGCGCCGACGAGCAGCGCGAGGACATCCGCGACACCGCACGCAACACGCTCGACACGCTGTACCGGAGCAACCCCGAGGCCAGGCGCAAGGTGGAAAGCGCCGCTGGCTATGCGGTCTTCAGCAACTTCAGCACCAAGTTCATGATCACCGGCGGCGGGTCGGGCAAGGGCGTGGCCGTCAACAACAAGAACCGGCAGGAAATCTTCATGCGCATGATCGAGGTTCAGGCCGGCCTCGGATTCGGCGTCAAGAAATTCCGCCTGGTGTGGGTGTTCGAAACGCAGGGCGCGTTCAACAAGTTCGTGGACAGTGGTTACGAGTTCGGAGGGCAGGCCGCCGTGGCGGCGAAAGCCTCCGGCACCGGTGGTGGCACCGCCGGCGCCGCATCGGTATCGCCCGGCGTCTGGGTCTACCAGATCACCGACGACGGCCTCGCGGCGGAAGTCACGGTCAAGGGCACCAAGTACTACCGCGACAAGGACCTGAACTGA
- a CDS encoding response regulator transcription factor, with product MDTTSAIVFVIDDDASVRRSLVRLVRSAGWEAEAFDSAQSFLEREPFDGVACIVLDLCMPKMSGQELQDRLRERHSLMPIVFLSGQSDIPTSVAAMKKGAVDFLLKPVDSDSLLRVIGEAMERHAQCLRQAHDMANIGGRLVRLSAREREVLEQVLTGRLNKQIASELGIAEKTVKVHRGRLMAKMEVRSVAELVHQCDVVGVSAPERCRL from the coding sequence ATGGACACGACAAGCGCCATCGTATTCGTGATCGACGACGATGCCTCCGTCCGCCGCAGCCTCGTGCGCCTCGTGCGCAGTGCCGGCTGGGAGGCCGAGGCTTTCGACTCCGCGCAGTCGTTCCTGGAGCGCGAGCCGTTCGACGGGGTGGCCTGCATCGTGCTGGACCTGTGCATGCCGAAGATGAGCGGCCAGGAGCTGCAGGACCGGTTGCGCGAGCGTCATTCGCTCATGCCCATCGTGTTCCTCTCCGGCCAGAGCGACATTCCCACCAGCGTCGCGGCCATGAAGAAGGGCGCGGTCGATTTCCTTCTCAAGCCGGTCGATTCGGACTCACTCCTTCGGGTGATCGGCGAGGCGATGGAACGCCATGCGCAGTGCCTGCGCCAGGCCCACGACATGGCGAACATCGGCGGCCGGCTCGTGCGCCTGTCCGCCCGCGAGCGCGAGGTCCTCGAGCAGGTGCTCACGGGCAGGCTCAACAAGCAGATCGCCAGCGAACTGGGCATTGCCGAGAAGACGGTCAAGGTGCACCGCGGACGCCTGATGGCGAAGATGGAAGTGCGCTCGGTCGCCGAACTCGTGCACCAGTGCGACGTCGTCGGCGTGAGCGCTCCGGAGCGTTGCCGGCTGTGA
- a CDS encoding response regulator transcription factor, with amino-acid sequence MQAGTGQVIVYIVDDDESVRTALARLMRSAGLEPRPYGDPARFLSEVGNIANGVILLDITMPLHSGTDVLHGLRSRQIVLPVIAVSARDDDDTRKSAREAGARLFLQKPADNQALLDAIHWLAGSAAQA; translated from the coding sequence TTGCAAGCGGGCACTGGCCAGGTGATCGTGTATATCGTCGACGACGACGAATCGGTGCGCACCGCGCTGGCCAGGCTGATGCGTTCGGCGGGGCTGGAACCGCGCCCCTACGGCGACCCCGCGCGCTTTCTTTCCGAAGTGGGCAACATCGCCAATGGCGTGATCCTGCTCGACATCACGATGCCTCTGCACAGTGGCACCGACGTCCTCCATGGACTTCGCAGCCGGCAGATCGTCCTGCCGGTCATCGCGGTCTCGGCGCGCGACGACGACGACACCCGCAAGAGCGCGCGCGAGGCCGGCGCGCGGCTGTTCCTGCAGAAGCCGGCCGACAACCAGGCGCTGCTCGATGCGATCCACTGGCTCGCCGGCAGCGCCGCGCAGGCCTGA
- a CDS encoding two-component system sensor histidine kinase NtrB: MDWSEHAWRLLAAAILAFGVLLVPWWLAIRRNSRRIRTLEDIQFGLRRDEHRYRVAFEASPTAQFLVDANGRIVLANPQASHVFGYGGPDLLGMPIKALIPGCLSDPTYLGRDTFVDERLVHGTAPVQELLGHRKDGGQVSVAVGLRSITTSEGAFIMASVVDITRRVALEHETAEQRDELAHLARVGMLGELSGSMAHELNQPLAAILSNAQAAQRFLDHSPANLDEVRASLEDIVADDKRAGDVIRQVRALLKKQAADYRPLEINELVLEVLRIVRSDLVNRHATTSTELAADLPLVLGDRIQLQQVFINLLLNAADAMISCSEPRELTIRSSVTEHGWVEVCVIDSGCGIPPKNLLRIFEPFVTTKREGVGLGLSVCRSIIAAHEGRLWAENNPQRGATVHVALPPLADIAY, from the coding sequence ATGGACTGGTCCGAACACGCATGGCGCCTGCTCGCCGCGGCCATCCTGGCTTTCGGCGTCCTGCTGGTTCCGTGGTGGCTGGCGATCCGCCGCAACAGCCGGCGCATCCGCACGCTGGAGGACATCCAGTTCGGGCTGCGACGCGACGAGCATCGCTACCGCGTCGCGTTCGAGGCCTCGCCGACCGCGCAGTTCCTCGTTGACGCGAACGGACGCATCGTTCTGGCCAATCCGCAGGCCAGCCATGTGTTCGGCTACGGCGGCCCGGATCTGCTGGGCATGCCGATCAAGGCGCTCATTCCAGGCTGCCTGTCCGATCCCACGTACCTGGGCCGGGACACCTTCGTCGACGAGCGGCTGGTGCACGGTACCGCGCCCGTCCAGGAGCTGCTTGGTCACCGCAAGGATGGCGGCCAGGTGTCCGTCGCGGTGGGGTTGCGGTCCATCACCACCTCCGAGGGCGCCTTCATCATGGCCTCTGTGGTCGACATCACCCGGCGCGTGGCCCTGGAGCATGAAACCGCCGAGCAGCGCGACGAGCTGGCGCACCTGGCGCGGGTGGGCATGCTGGGCGAGTTGTCGGGCTCGATGGCGCACGAACTCAACCAGCCGCTGGCGGCGATCCTCAGCAACGCGCAGGCGGCCCAGCGCTTCCTCGATCACTCGCCGGCGAACCTGGACGAAGTTCGGGCCAGCCTGGAGGACATCGTGGCCGACGACAAGCGCGCTGGCGACGTGATCCGCCAGGTGCGCGCGCTGCTGAAAAAGCAGGCCGCCGACTACCGTCCGCTGGAAATCAATGAACTCGTCCTCGAAGTCCTGCGCATCGTCCGCAGCGATCTGGTCAACCGCCATGCCACCACGTCCACCGAACTGGCCGCGGACCTGCCGCTGGTGCTCGGAGACCGGATCCAGCTGCAGCAGGTCTTCATCAACCTGCTGTTGAACGCGGCAGACGCGATGATCAGCTGCAGCGAGCCGCGCGAACTGACCATCCGCTCGTCGGTAACCGAGCACGGCTGGGTCGAGGTGTGCGTGATCGACAGCGGCTGCGGAATCCCGCCGAAGAACCTGCTGCGGATCTTCGAGCCGTTCGTGACCACCAAGCGCGAAGGCGTCGGGCTTGGGCTCTCCGTCTGCCGGTCGATCATCGCCGCGCACGAAGGGCGCCTGTGGGCGGAGAACAACCCGCAGCGGGGCGCGACGGTGCACGTGGCGCTGCCGCCGCTGGCGGACATCGCCTACTGA